The following proteins come from a genomic window of Nocardiopsis sp. YSL2:
- a CDS encoding endo-1,4-beta-xylanase, with product MPGRTRTRARALAAVALGCALAAGTATAAHAAPAEPAAEPAAEQSGLREPADRLGLRMGTAVSAHLLDQQVYAATAATEFNTITHENSLKWESVQPQRGQYSFANADRVMEFARANDQRVHGHTLVWHSQLPSWVEDGGFSAQELTALTDDHIETTMGRYAGEIATWDVVNEPFNEDGTFRDSVFHRTLGEDYVAQALTTADAVDPDARLFVNDYNIEGINAKSDGMYALAESLLDQGVPLDGIGIQGHLVVGQVPGDVRQNIERFTDLGLEVVITELDIRMDLPVTQDKLDRQAADYARVMDACLSVPGCSGVSVWGVTDAHSWVPDVFEGQGAALPIDESYAPKPAYWAVSEALGGDSGPGTGEPGEQDCLVSYDVTSHWGQGAVVDVTVRNDGASAVSEWSLTWTQPPGERITGAWNAQVVQSGSEATATPAAWNGTIAPGASVSFGMQITHGGEAGTPEAFALRGQACRTG from the coding sequence ATGCCAGGCAGGACACGCACACGCGCCAGGGCGCTGGCGGCCGTCGCACTCGGCTGCGCGCTCGCGGCGGGGACGGCCACGGCCGCCCACGCGGCGCCGGCCGAGCCCGCCGCCGAACCGGCGGCGGAGCAGAGCGGGCTGCGCGAGCCGGCCGACCGACTCGGCCTGAGGATGGGCACCGCCGTCTCAGCGCACCTGCTCGACCAGCAGGTCTACGCCGCCACCGCCGCCACCGAGTTCAACACCATCACCCACGAGAACTCCCTCAAGTGGGAGTCGGTCCAGCCGCAGCGCGGGCAGTACTCCTTCGCCAACGCCGACCGGGTCATGGAGTTCGCGCGGGCCAACGACCAGCGGGTGCACGGCCACACGCTGGTCTGGCACAGCCAGCTCCCCTCCTGGGTGGAGGACGGCGGCTTCTCCGCCCAGGAGCTCACCGCCCTCACCGACGACCACATCGAGACCACCATGGGCCGCTACGCCGGGGAGATCGCCACCTGGGACGTGGTCAACGAGCCCTTCAACGAGGACGGCACCTTCCGCGACTCGGTCTTCCACCGGACGCTGGGCGAGGACTACGTCGCCCAGGCCCTCACCACCGCCGACGCGGTCGACCCGGACGCCCGGCTGTTCGTCAACGACTACAACATCGAGGGGATCAACGCCAAGAGCGACGGGATGTACGCGCTGGCCGAGTCCCTCCTCGACCAGGGCGTGCCGCTGGACGGGATCGGCATCCAGGGCCACCTGGTCGTCGGCCAGGTCCCCGGCGACGTGCGCCAGAACATCGAGCGCTTCACGGACCTGGGGCTGGAGGTGGTCATCACCGAGCTGGACATCAGGATGGACCTGCCCGTCACCCAGGACAAGCTCGACCGCCAGGCCGCCGACTACGCACGTGTCATGGACGCCTGCCTGTCGGTCCCCGGCTGCTCCGGCGTCTCCGTGTGGGGCGTCACCGACGCCCACTCCTGGGTGCCCGACGTCTTCGAGGGACAGGGCGCCGCACTCCCGATCGACGAGTCCTACGCTCCCAAACCCGCCTACTGGGCGGTGAGCGAGGCCCTGGGAGGAGACAGCGGCCCCGGGACAGGGGAGCCGGGGGAACAGGACTGCCTGGTCTCCTACGACGTGACCTCCCACTGGGGCCAGGGCGCGGTCGTGGACGTCACCGTGCGCAACGACGGGGCCTCAGCCGTCTCGGAGTGGTCGCTGACGTGGACCCAGCCCCCCGGTGAGCGGATCACCGGTGCCTGGAACGCCCAGGTCGTCCAGAGCGGGAGCGAGGCCACCGCGACGCCCGCGGCCTGGAACGGCACCATCGCGCCGGGCGCGTCGGTCTCCTTCGGCATGCAGATCACGCACGGGGGCGAGGCCGGCACTCCCGAGGCGTTCGCACTGCGGGGCCAGGCCTGCCGGACCGGGTGA
- a CDS encoding glycoside hydrolase family 48 protein — protein sequence MTTHVSRPRRRRRWPLPAALGTALTAALLTTVSVQAEPAPTADYEYTPVAERVQRENPELTQYESAFLEQYDTIKDPASGYFREFDGLLVPYHSVEKLIVEAPDTGHATTSEAYSYYLWLEATYGRVSGDWQPFNDAWASMEAFIIPSTADQPTNGSYDPSTPASYIPESLSPDDYPMPTTPGVQPGRDPLADELSSTYGTDEVYGMHWLLDVDNIYGYGFCGDGSDDAPAYINTFQRGSNESVWEAVPHPSCETFEHGGENGFLDLFVEDQAYSEQWRYTNAPDADARAVQVAYLAHEWAGEQGNASAIADSVSDAAKMGDYLRYAMFDKYFKQIGDCVDAASCPPGSGKESAHYLMAWYYSWGGALESAEYPWAWRIGGSAAHQGYQNVMAAYALSEVDALRPESATGAEDWGISLDRQLEFLQWLQSSDGGIAGGATNSWEGDYSEPPAGTPTFYGMFYDEKPVWHDPPSNQWFGFQVWDIERVAEYHRITGDERAGDILDAWVPWAIENTTVGPDGEFAVPAEMEWSGAPDDWNGTPTGNPDLNVEVVSHNQDVGIAAGLAKTLMHYADATGDEASLETAEGLLDALLAHQDDLGVAVPEVRADYERFDDAFDAPNGGLYVPEGWSGQMPNGDVVDSDSTFASIRSFVEDDPDWPRVQEYLDGGPAPEFTYHRFWAQVDVATALATHGELFGGSDPDPDPSPSPSPSPDPSPSPSPDPEPTGSCEVAYDVTSEWNQGATVNVTVRNTGDADAEDWALTWARPPGEEITGAWNAEIDQSGGTVTATPVGWNSTIAAGGQTSFGFQLTHTGQADVPEAFALDGEACATG from the coding sequence GTGACCACGCACGTATCCCGGCCCCGCCGCAGACGGCGGTGGCCCCTCCCAGCGGCCCTGGGCACCGCCCTCACGGCGGCCCTGCTGACCACCGTGTCCGTCCAGGCCGAACCCGCCCCCACCGCGGACTACGAGTACACACCGGTCGCCGAGAGGGTCCAGCGTGAGAATCCCGAGCTGACGCAGTACGAGTCGGCCTTCCTGGAGCAGTACGACACCATCAAGGACCCCGCCAGCGGCTACTTCCGCGAGTTCGACGGGCTCCTCGTCCCCTACCACTCGGTGGAGAAGCTGATCGTGGAGGCGCCCGACACCGGGCACGCCACGACCTCGGAGGCCTACAGCTACTACCTCTGGCTGGAGGCCACCTACGGCCGCGTCTCCGGTGACTGGCAGCCCTTCAACGACGCCTGGGCGTCGATGGAGGCCTTCATCATCCCCTCCACCGCCGACCAGCCCACCAACGGCTCCTACGACCCCTCCACCCCGGCCTCCTACATCCCCGAGTCGCTCTCGCCCGACGACTACCCGATGCCGACCACCCCCGGGGTGCAGCCCGGCCGGGACCCCCTCGCCGACGAGCTGAGCAGCACCTACGGCACCGACGAGGTCTACGGGATGCACTGGCTGCTGGACGTGGACAACATCTACGGCTACGGCTTCTGCGGTGACGGCAGCGACGACGCCCCCGCCTACATCAACACCTTCCAGCGCGGCTCCAACGAGTCCGTGTGGGAGGCCGTCCCCCACCCCTCCTGCGAGACCTTCGAGCACGGCGGGGAGAACGGGTTCCTCGACCTGTTCGTGGAGGACCAGGCCTACTCCGAGCAGTGGCGCTACACCAACGCGCCCGACGCCGACGCCCGGGCCGTTCAGGTCGCCTACCTCGCGCACGAGTGGGCCGGCGAGCAGGGCAACGCCTCCGCCATCGCCGACAGCGTCTCCGACGCGGCGAAGATGGGCGACTACCTGCGGTACGCGATGTTCGACAAGTACTTCAAGCAGATCGGCGACTGCGTCGACGCCGCGTCCTGCCCGCCCGGATCGGGCAAGGAGTCGGCGCACTACCTCATGGCCTGGTACTACTCCTGGGGCGGCGCGCTGGAGAGCGCCGAGTACCCCTGGGCCTGGCGGATCGGCGGCTCGGCCGCCCACCAGGGCTACCAGAACGTGATGGCCGCCTACGCGCTCTCGGAGGTCGACGCCCTGCGCCCGGAGTCGGCGACCGGTGCCGAGGACTGGGGCATCAGCCTCGACCGGCAGTTGGAGTTCCTGCAGTGGCTGCAGTCCTCCGACGGCGGTATCGCCGGCGGCGCGACCAACAGCTGGGAGGGCGACTACTCCGAGCCGCCCGCGGGCACCCCCACCTTCTACGGCATGTTCTACGACGAGAAGCCCGTGTGGCACGACCCGCCGTCCAACCAGTGGTTCGGCTTCCAGGTCTGGGACATCGAGCGCGTGGCCGAGTACCACCGCATCACCGGGGACGAGCGCGCAGGCGACATCCTCGACGCGTGGGTGCCCTGGGCGATAGAGAACACCACGGTCGGCCCCGACGGCGAGTTCGCCGTCCCGGCCGAGATGGAGTGGAGCGGCGCCCCCGACGACTGGAACGGCACGCCCACCGGCAACCCGGACCTGAACGTGGAGGTCGTCTCGCACAACCAGGACGTCGGTATCGCCGCCGGCCTGGCCAAGACCCTCATGCACTACGCGGACGCCACCGGCGACGAGGCGTCGCTGGAGACCGCCGAGGGCCTGCTGGACGCGCTGCTGGCGCACCAGGACGACCTGGGCGTGGCCGTGCCGGAGGTGCGGGCCGACTACGAGCGGTTCGACGACGCCTTCGACGCGCCGAACGGCGGACTCTACGTGCCCGAGGGCTGGTCCGGGCAGATGCCCAACGGCGACGTGGTCGACTCCGACTCCACCTTCGCCTCCATCCGCTCCTTCGTCGAGGACGACCCCGACTGGCCCCGGGTCCAGGAGTACCTGGACGGCGGCCCGGCTCCGGAGTTCACCTACCACCGGTTCTGGGCCCAGGTCGACGTGGCCACGGCCCTGGCCACGCACGGTGAGCTGTTCGGCGGCTCCGACCCGGATCCCGACCCCAGCCCGAGCCCCAGTCCGAGCCCGGACCCGAGCCCCAGTCCGAGCCCGGACCCCGAGCCGACCGGTTCCTGCGAGGTCGCCTATGACGTCACCTCCGAGTGGAACCAGGGCGCGACCGTGAACGTCACCGTGCGCAACACCGGCGACGCCGACGCCGAGGACTGGGCCCTGACCTGGGCTCGCCCCCCGGGCGAGGAGATCACCGGGGCCTGGAACGCGGAGATCGACCAGTCGGGCGGCACGGTCACCGCCACACCCGTCGGTTGGAACAGCACCATCGCCGCCGGGGGCCAGACCTCCTTCGGCTTCCAACTGACCCACACGGGCCAGGCCGACGTGCCCGAGGCGTTCGCGCTGGACGGCGAGGCCTGCGCCACCGGCTGA